In Microvenator marinus, one genomic interval encodes:
- a CDS encoding serine/threonine protein kinase: MSATETTITPPLHDVAPDAFPQPGEVFMEKYRIEKILNRGGFGCVYRASQTELQRAVAIKVLQPASRIGFQDDSEAEAKRLQVVTRRFEREAQLVSQLRDPHTVMVYDFGHTPSGLLYMVLEYVDGLPLNEVLEREGALGAERSVKIIEQVLSSLQEAHAFNMLHRDIKPANIMLFDHVGRRDQVKVLDFGLAKAIDDPHFTADNPDLTDAEVLIGTPRYMSPEQIRGHRLTPATDMYSLGLVFYELLTGEKAVDAKSTMNTLARHVNDEPIQLPAEINIPNGLRSIVNRMLDKDAKRRLSSSEDILKLLDSWNSKEVLVPLPASALADEIEVVKVVTPPTWFLAGASALVVALVLGSLWTITSLFNNPEPKDVSLETSSPMEAQVAKSEPAMAEPEPKEPEKNEPEMVFDSPPEVAAEEAPLEEIAPEETPPEPLEEAEVKVEEPKDAPKVRKTSKPKTDKNKLDFLRTLDSAK; the protein is encoded by the coding sequence ATGTCGGCTACGGAGACTACCATCACGCCACCACTCCATGACGTCGCCCCAGACGCGTTTCCCCAACCCGGGGAAGTTTTCATGGAGAAGTACCGCATTGAGAAGATTCTCAATCGCGGAGGATTTGGTTGTGTGTACCGTGCGAGCCAGACTGAATTGCAGCGAGCCGTGGCCATCAAGGTCCTCCAACCTGCATCACGCATCGGCTTCCAAGACGACAGCGAAGCCGAAGCCAAGAGACTCCAGGTGGTCACCCGACGGTTTGAACGCGAAGCCCAGCTGGTTTCCCAACTGCGTGACCCCCACACCGTCATGGTCTACGACTTCGGCCACACGCCCTCTGGCCTCCTCTACATGGTCCTTGAGTACGTTGACGGCTTGCCCCTCAACGAAGTCTTGGAGCGCGAAGGTGCGCTTGGCGCCGAACGGAGCGTCAAAATCATCGAGCAAGTGCTCTCGAGCCTTCAAGAGGCTCACGCCTTCAACATGCTTCATCGCGATATCAAGCCCGCCAATATCATGCTCTTTGACCATGTGGGCCGGCGCGACCAGGTCAAAGTGCTCGACTTCGGGCTAGCAAAGGCAATCGATGATCCCCATTTTACGGCCGACAACCCGGACCTGACGGATGCTGAGGTTCTGATTGGAACCCCCCGTTATATGTCGCCCGAACAGATTCGCGGCCACAGACTCACTCCGGCGACAGATATGTACAGTCTGGGGCTCGTCTTCTACGAGCTTTTGACCGGCGAGAAAGCGGTGGATGCTAAGTCCACGATGAATACCCTCGCACGTCACGTTAACGACGAGCCCATTCAACTCCCGGCTGAGATCAATATCCCCAATGGCCTCCGAAGCATCGTCAATCGCATGCTCGACAAGGACGCCAAGAGGCGCCTGAGTTCGTCCGAAGACATTCTCAAACTCCTAGACTCTTGGAACTCCAAAGAAGTCCTCGTCCCTTTGCCGGCGAGCGCACTTGCCGACGAGATCGAAGTCGTCAAGGTCGTCACTCCGCCAACTTGGTTTCTTGCCGGAGCTTCGGCGCTGGTCGTCGCGTTGGTTTTGGGATCACTTTGGACGATCACTTCGCTCTTCAATAATCCTGAGCCAAAAGACGTGTCTCTCGAAACCTCTTCCCCAATGGAAGCGCAGGTAGCGAAGAGCGAGCCCGCCATGGCGGAACCTGAGCCCAAAGAGCCTGAGAAGAATGAACCTGAAATGGTTTTCGACTCCCCTCCTGAAGTCGCAGCCGAAGAGGCTCCTCTCGAGGAAATCGCTCCCGAAGAGACCCCGCCTGAGCCTCTTGAGGAGGCTGAAGTTAAGGTCGAAGAGCCCAAAGACGCGCCAAAGGTCCGCAAGACTTCCAAACCCAAGACAGACAAGAATAAACTCGACTTCCTGAGAACCCTGGATTCCGCCAAATGA
- a CDS encoding hybrid sensor histidine kinase/response regulator produces the protein MPNLDLTDDSLISARMALWRWDLAEKRVTWHRGLTRLIGGVPETYEDALNLIAEDHRHTFDDWMKRAANGEECRGLLRLDLSNIELEIRLFPQMANERVEGIICWMCDISEARSERGRQERLLERLQESAKIGGWEIEIQTHEIYWTPQVFVLHGLPVTPNPPTLDELFQMYTAESVAKAKAAVARTIHEGQPLALQVQLKNGTVLQLNGELALEHQRPSTITGTVQDVTRLVTTEKSLHRTENRLSHILGSVGTAIWEWNLTSNELSMSDEFYHLLGYEKHELPNDAFFFENLMHPDDIPRLRDATMEHFKGNTDIFSVEYRWRHKSGDYRWTLGRGKIVERDANSNPMVLVGSNIDITQQKDLEKQVLAGMKLEGLGRLAGGIAHDFNNHMMTILGHLELLYTQDELPAPVLEDLDAISTAARSASHLTRELLAFARQRPPKPRLVDISAVLKSTETLIRRLLGAERETKVVLDPDLWLVEVDPAHFEQAIINLVLYFQASESRPIYIEARNSTSEPPRVIVRVSDSPPNTIESLQNQVFEPFSSSPKEFGGTGLSAAYGFILQAGGQLSAFGSPTETTAFEISLQAHQPAGVSANQLLVLVVEDDPLVRDVTIKVLERDEFHILSAQSVLSARQIMQQIDRSIDVLVTDVFLPDTSGVELAKEVLAGDPSIGIVFVSGYSRHHIELDGPYTFVPKPFTPQSLIEAVSAASVRRSSDE, from the coding sequence TTGCCTAACCTCGACCTTACCGACGACTCTTTGATCTCTGCCCGCATGGCGCTTTGGCGCTGGGATCTGGCGGAGAAGCGAGTGACCTGGCACCGCGGGCTAACTCGGCTCATCGGTGGGGTGCCTGAAACCTACGAGGATGCACTCAATCTCATCGCGGAAGACCATAGGCACACCTTTGACGACTGGATGAAGCGCGCCGCCAATGGCGAGGAATGCCGCGGCCTTCTAAGGCTAGATCTCTCGAATATCGAGCTCGAAATCCGACTTTTTCCTCAAATGGCTAACGAGCGTGTCGAAGGCATTATTTGTTGGATGTGCGATATCTCAGAGGCTCGTAGCGAGCGAGGAAGGCAGGAACGCCTCCTTGAAAGGCTGCAGGAGTCAGCGAAGATTGGCGGATGGGAAATCGAAATCCAAACCCACGAGATCTACTGGACCCCTCAGGTCTTCGTACTGCACGGACTGCCGGTTACTCCAAATCCGCCGACCCTGGATGAACTCTTTCAGATGTACACGGCTGAGTCTGTTGCCAAAGCAAAGGCGGCCGTCGCCAGGACGATTCACGAAGGCCAGCCGCTCGCCCTCCAAGTTCAACTGAAGAACGGAACCGTTCTTCAACTCAATGGTGAATTGGCGCTAGAGCACCAAAGGCCCTCCACGATTACCGGCACGGTTCAGGACGTCACGAGGCTGGTCACCACTGAGAAGAGCCTCCATCGCACGGAGAATCGCCTCAGCCATATTCTGGGCTCAGTTGGCACGGCGATTTGGGAGTGGAATCTCACCTCCAACGAACTTTCAATGTCTGACGAGTTCTACCACCTCTTAGGGTACGAAAAACACGAACTCCCAAACGATGCGTTCTTCTTTGAGAACTTGATGCATCCCGACGATATCCCGCGATTGCGCGACGCCACCATGGAGCATTTCAAGGGAAATACGGATATCTTCTCCGTCGAATACCGCTGGCGCCACAAGTCTGGGGATTATCGCTGGACGCTTGGCCGGGGAAAAATCGTTGAGAGGGACGCAAACTCCAACCCAATGGTTTTGGTCGGATCAAATATCGACATCACTCAACAAAAGGACCTTGAGAAACAGGTACTAGCCGGCATGAAGCTTGAGGGTTTGGGCAGGCTTGCGGGCGGCATCGCACACGATTTCAACAATCATATGATGACGATTTTGGGCCACTTAGAGTTGCTCTACACTCAGGACGAGCTGCCTGCTCCTGTGCTTGAGGATCTAGACGCAATCTCCACAGCCGCCCGCAGTGCTTCACATCTGACACGTGAACTTCTGGCCTTTGCGCGACAACGCCCCCCAAAACCGAGACTTGTGGACATTTCGGCTGTTCTGAAATCGACCGAGACATTGATTCGCCGACTTCTAGGAGCTGAGCGGGAAACCAAGGTTGTTCTCGACCCGGATCTTTGGCTCGTCGAAGTGGACCCGGCCCATTTTGAGCAGGCGATCATCAATCTCGTCCTCTATTTCCAGGCGTCCGAGTCGCGCCCGATTTATATCGAGGCCCGAAACTCTACCTCGGAGCCCCCACGGGTCATTGTGCGGGTTTCAGACTCGCCCCCTAACACTATTGAGTCGCTCCAGAATCAGGTCTTTGAGCCTTTCTCGAGCAGCCCCAAGGAATTCGGTGGCACGGGGCTCTCGGCAGCCTACGGATTCATCCTGCAGGCCGGTGGGCAATTGAGCGCGTTCGGTTCCCCCACAGAAACTACGGCTTTCGAGATTTCACTGCAGGCTCATCAACCAGCAGGGGTCTCGGCGAACCAACTGCTTGTCCTCGTCGTCGAGGATGACCCTCTGGTACGAGATGTCACAATCAAAGTCTTGGAACGAGACGAGTTCCATATTCTGAGCGCCCAAAGTGTATTGAGTGCGCGACAGATCATGCAGCAAATCGACCGCTCAATTGATGTCTTGGTAACCGACGTCTTTCTGCCAGACACGTCGGGAGTCGAGCTCGCAAAAGAGGTCCTCGCCGGTGACCCCTCGATTGGTATCGTATTTGTTTCCGGCTACTCGAGGCACCACATAGAGCTCGATGGGCCCTACACATTCGTGCCTAAACCGTTCACCCCACAATCCCTGATTGAGGCCGTTTCAGCGGCTTCAGTTCGGCGGTCATCAGATGAGTAG
- a CDS encoding protein kinase domain-containing protein, which produces MGTGRISIGEIGKAIVVTHDASALRRNAVLVLVVGLLLTTALSYLIWRGESAQIMAARDRDASEAQSVIERKFLVPYEIVYSIGSYFLASQHVSQTEFIRFSESALKRHPSVSALEWAPVVMDSTRDELETRVTKDEGIEGFSIRALHADGSMHPSPRRPIYVPLLYIEPPSPGALGLDLASEPDRKQRLEKAAMSTTPIASVPFVLAEDKDAAQTIALYLGIPDAPLSLEETWGFAIALFRIEPIKEASIAALKERNLEFRLSDITEKDAIPLFQTSAFESSRELKVRPLDFGGRRWQVETHERVLRRPTLTIITSTVGGSLSFLLGLLVLGFGRSRQLERDIEVAKEMGQYKMVERLGQGGMGVVYKARHALIQRDTAVKVLIGKDESSLQRFEREVQLNAQLSHPNTVSIYDYGRTENGEFYYVMELLDGVTLQEMVDRFGAMPLDRALHILLQVTGSLREAHRRGVIHRDIKPDNIMITQLGGVYDFVKVLDFGLAKEVETDVKVTGVMEIIGTPLYMSPEAIQGQAIDAKSDVYSFGCVAHVILTSKNVFEATSIMEIMRLHENESAPMLDTGDKELDELLFSCLAKEPGDRPSTHELYEELEEILARHPWSQAEAEEWWSTHLMTAELKPLKRPQSGIVG; this is translated from the coding sequence GTGGGTACAGGGCGTATCAGTATTGGGGAGATTGGGAAGGCGATTGTCGTCACCCACGACGCGAGTGCGCTTCGGCGCAACGCGGTCCTCGTACTGGTGGTCGGGCTCCTGCTCACAACCGCGCTGAGCTATTTGATTTGGAGAGGGGAGTCGGCTCAGATCATGGCAGCGAGGGATCGGGACGCGAGTGAGGCTCAGAGTGTCATCGAGCGAAAATTCTTGGTTCCCTACGAGATCGTTTACTCGATTGGTTCATACTTCTTAGCCAGTCAGCATGTGTCCCAAACTGAATTCATTCGGTTTTCGGAGAGTGCGCTCAAGCGTCATCCATCGGTTTCCGCGCTAGAGTGGGCGCCGGTGGTTATGGACAGTACTCGTGATGAACTCGAGACGCGCGTTACGAAAGACGAGGGCATCGAAGGTTTCTCAATTAGGGCGCTGCACGCCGATGGGTCGATGCATCCGTCGCCGCGGCGCCCGATCTATGTGCCACTGCTCTATATCGAACCGCCTTCGCCAGGTGCATTAGGTCTAGACCTCGCTTCGGAGCCAGATCGTAAGCAACGGCTTGAAAAAGCCGCGATGTCCACCACGCCCATAGCATCAGTGCCTTTTGTTTTGGCGGAAGATAAAGATGCCGCTCAGACAATCGCCTTGTATCTGGGGATTCCCGATGCCCCCTTGTCACTTGAAGAAACCTGGGGATTTGCCATAGCCCTTTTCAGAATCGAGCCGATCAAGGAAGCGTCGATAGCGGCTCTTAAGGAGAGGAATCTGGAGTTTCGCCTCTCCGATATCACGGAGAAAGACGCGATACCGCTCTTTCAAACCTCGGCATTTGAGTCGAGCCGCGAGCTGAAGGTCAGGCCTCTGGATTTTGGTGGGCGGCGCTGGCAGGTAGAAACTCACGAGAGGGTTCTCAGGCGTCCGACGCTGACCATCATCACCTCCACGGTGGGTGGAAGTTTGTCTTTCCTTCTGGGGCTTCTAGTCCTTGGCTTCGGTCGTTCGCGCCAGCTCGAACGCGATATTGAAGTGGCCAAAGAGATGGGCCAATACAAGATGGTGGAGCGACTGGGACAGGGTGGTATGGGGGTTGTCTACAAGGCCCGCCACGCGCTGATTCAGCGCGATACTGCGGTCAAGGTGCTGATCGGAAAAGATGAGAGTTCTCTGCAGCGCTTCGAGCGCGAAGTCCAACTCAACGCTCAGCTTTCACATCCCAATACCGTCTCGATCTACGATTATGGGCGGACTGAAAATGGCGAATTCTACTACGTGATGGAGCTCTTGGATGGCGTGACACTTCAAGAGATGGTCGACCGGTTCGGGGCTATGCCTTTAGACCGTGCGCTGCACATTCTTCTGCAAGTTACGGGTTCGCTTCGAGAGGCACACCGCCGCGGCGTGATTCATCGTGATATCAAACCCGACAATATCATGATCACCCAGTTGGGCGGGGTTTATGATTTTGTGAAGGTCTTGGACTTCGGGCTCGCAAAGGAAGTCGAGACGGATGTGAAAGTGACGGGAGTCATGGAGATTATCGGTACGCCCCTCTACATGTCACCTGAGGCCATTCAAGGGCAGGCGATCGACGCCAAGTCGGATGTTTATTCTTTCGGTTGCGTTGCGCACGTGATCTTGACGAGTAAAAACGTGTTCGAGGCGACGTCCATCATGGAGATCATGCGACTCCATGAGAACGAGTCTGCTCCGATGCTCGACACTGGAGACAAAGAGTTGGACGAGCTTCTTTTCAGTTGTTTGGCAAAGGAACCTGGCGATCGTCCTTCGACCCATGAGCTCTATGAAGAGTTGGAAGAGATTCTAGCACGTCATCCCTGGTCTCAAGCTGAGGCCGAAGAATGGTGGTCTACTCATCTGATGACCGCCGAACTGAAGCCGCTGAAACGGCCTCAATCAGGGATTGTGGGGTGA
- the asnS gene encoding asparagine--tRNA ligase codes for MKNDRIADILAGKKKVGDSVLIQGWVRTRRDSKAGLSFVAVHDGSCFDPIQVVAEQDLTNYETEILRLTTGCAVSVEGVLVESPAEGQAVEVKPNSVTVHGWVDDPETYPMQPKRHSMEHLRDNAHLRVRTNLIGAVARVRNCLAQAVHRFYAENGFVWVHTPIITASDCEGAGEMFRVSTLDMQNLPKTDSGAVDFSQDFFGREAHLTVSGQLNVETYCMALSRVYTFGPTFRAENSNTRRHLSEFWMIEPEIAFADLNDDADLAEAFLKYICKAVLDERPDDMEFFNKFVSKGIIERVEKLVASEFTRIEYTDAVAELQRAKTTFEFKPEWGADLQSEHEKYLTDVVVGGPLAVMNYPKDIKAFYMRMNDDGKTVAAMDVLAPGIGEIIGGSQREERLDVLDARLDEMNLPKEDYWWYRDLRRYGTTPHAGFGLGFERAVQYVTGIENIREVIPFPRAPRQADF; via the coding sequence ATGAAGAACGATAGAATTGCAGACATTCTCGCTGGCAAAAAGAAGGTCGGGGACTCGGTCCTGATTCAGGGCTGGGTTCGGACTCGCCGGGACTCCAAGGCCGGACTCTCCTTCGTCGCGGTGCACGACGGCTCTTGCTTCGACCCGATTCAAGTTGTGGCCGAGCAGGATTTGACCAACTACGAAACCGAGATCTTGCGCCTGACGACCGGTTGCGCCGTGAGCGTAGAGGGTGTGTTGGTAGAGTCTCCGGCCGAAGGTCAAGCCGTGGAGGTTAAGCCCAACTCCGTCACCGTGCATGGTTGGGTGGATGACCCTGAGACCTATCCTATGCAGCCAAAGCGCCATTCCATGGAGCACCTCAGGGACAACGCTCACCTTCGCGTTCGGACGAACCTGATCGGCGCTGTGGCGCGTGTACGCAACTGCTTGGCTCAGGCGGTTCATCGCTTTTACGCTGAGAACGGTTTTGTCTGGGTTCATACGCCCATCATTACGGCGAGCGATTGTGAAGGGGCAGGGGAGATGTTCCGCGTCTCGACTTTGGATATGCAAAACCTCCCGAAGACCGACTCTGGAGCCGTTGATTTTTCTCAAGACTTCTTCGGACGAGAGGCGCATTTGACGGTTTCGGGGCAATTGAACGTGGAGACCTATTGCATGGCCTTGAGCCGCGTCTACACGTTTGGTCCAACGTTTCGTGCCGAGAACTCGAACACTCGTCGCCACCTATCTGAGTTTTGGATGATCGAACCGGAGATTGCTTTTGCAGATCTCAACGATGATGCCGATTTGGCGGAAGCCTTTTTGAAGTACATCTGCAAGGCCGTCTTGGACGAGAGGCCCGACGACATGGAGTTCTTCAACAAGTTTGTGTCCAAGGGGATCATCGAGCGCGTGGAAAAGTTGGTGGCATCCGAATTCACGCGTATCGAGTACACGGACGCGGTAGCTGAGCTTCAGCGCGCCAAGACTACGTTTGAGTTCAAGCCTGAATGGGGCGCCGATCTCCAATCTGAACACGAAAAGTATCTCACCGATGTGGTCGTGGGCGGTCCGCTTGCGGTCATGAATTATCCCAAGGACATCAAAGCTTTCTACATGCGGATGAACGATGATGGGAAGACCGTAGCGGCCATGGATGTGCTCGCGCCTGGGATTGGAGAGATCATTGGTGGCTCACAACGCGAGGAGAGGCTTGATGTGCTCGATGCGCGACTCGATGAGATGAACCTGCCTAAGGAAGACTACTGGTGGTACCGGGACTTGAGGCGTTATGGAACGACCCCTCACGCTGGTTTTGGACTTGGGTTTGAGCGGGCTGTTCAATACGTGACTGGGATTGAGAATATCCGCGAGGTCATTCCGTTTCCGCGCGCTCCACGTCAGGCTGATTTCTAG
- a CDS encoding MmcQ/YjbR family DNA-binding protein yields MDLETIREHALGLSAVTEDFPFDQDTLAFRVGEKIFLLASLEKVPAAFNAKCDPEKAIELRERYPAIQPGYHMNKKHWNTITLDGTVPRELVLELVEHSWSLVASSLPKRKQKELGITT; encoded by the coding sequence ATGGACCTGGAAACGATTCGAGAACACGCGCTGGGGCTCAGCGCGGTCACAGAGGACTTCCCGTTTGACCAAGACACGTTGGCTTTCCGTGTAGGCGAGAAGATCTTCCTACTCGCGTCCTTGGAAAAGGTCCCGGCGGCGTTCAACGCTAAATGCGACCCCGAAAAAGCCATCGAACTTCGAGAGCGATACCCGGCGATTCAACCCGGATATCATATGAACAAAAAGCACTGGAACACGATTACTCTCGACGGAACAGTTCCTAGGGAGTTGGTCTTGGAGCTCGTCGAGCACTCTTGGAGCTTGGTGGCTTCAAGCCTACCTAAACGCAAACAAAAGGAACTCGGAATCACCACTTAA
- a CDS encoding SDR family oxidoreductase: protein MRIAVVTGANRGLGLEVCRQLAQRDHHVILTARNAEAGQHMATKYGFEFRPLDVSDVESVNNFAERVQDKHGRVDILVNNAGVALDGFDLRVVRDTLAVNYYGAVRVTEALKPFLGTDARIVNVSSGMGELACLGLELRERFSDPDLTLDDLNKLMLKFEEDVAFESHVMKGWPSSAYRVSKVGLNAYTRILAREFEASESPIRVNAVCPGSVRTDMGGTSADKSVKEGAEGIVWAAELDKKEPPTGQFFRDRQSLKW from the coding sequence ATGCGAATTGCTGTAGTAACAGGCGCGAATCGTGGTCTAGGTCTAGAAGTCTGTCGTCAATTGGCGCAACGAGACCATCACGTGATTCTCACGGCACGAAACGCGGAAGCCGGCCAACATATGGCTACGAAGTACGGTTTCGAATTTAGGCCACTCGACGTCAGTGACGTAGAGAGTGTGAATAACTTCGCTGAAAGGGTCCAAGATAAACATGGAAGGGTAGACATACTGGTCAATAACGCGGGAGTTGCACTCGACGGCTTTGACCTTCGAGTCGTGCGGGACACACTGGCCGTGAACTACTATGGGGCGGTCAGAGTCACCGAGGCGCTCAAGCCGTTCTTAGGCACCGACGCCCGTATCGTCAATGTAAGTAGCGGGATGGGAGAGTTAGCGTGTCTAGGTTTGGAACTCCGAGAGCGGTTTAGCGATCCTGATTTGACGCTCGATGATCTCAACAAGTTAATGTTGAAATTTGAAGAAGACGTGGCGTTTGAGAGCCATGTGATGAAGGGATGGCCTTCGTCGGCGTATCGCGTCTCAAAAGTTGGACTGAATGCTTATACCCGAATTCTAGCGCGAGAATTTGAGGCTTCAGAAAGCCCGATCAGGGTTAATGCTGTTTGCCCGGGTTCGGTCAGGACGGATATGGGTGGGACTTCGGCGGATAAGAGCGTGAAAGAAGGGGCCGAGGGTATTGTCTGGGCTGCGGAGCTCGATAAGAAGGAGCCGCCTACAGGTCAGTTTTTTCGCGACCGACAATCACTTAAGTGGTGA
- a CDS encoding RNA recognition motif domain-containing protein: MKKLFVGSLAWGTSDQNLRDAFEPFGEVTDAKVITDRDTGRSRGFGFVTFSDEADADAAIEAMHGAELDGRNIAVNEAQDKRRDGGGGGGGHRGGGRGGDRGGDRGGDRGGDRGGRNRW; encoded by the coding sequence ATGAAGAAGCTTTTTGTTGGAAGTCTTGCCTGGGGCACCTCGGATCAGAACCTTCGCGATGCATTTGAGCCATTTGGTGAAGTGACGGATGCCAAAGTGATTACCGACCGGGACACCGGTCGTTCTCGTGGGTTTGGCTTCGTGACGTTCTCTGATGAAGCCGATGCTGATGCAGCTATCGAAGCGATGCATGGTGCAGAACTTGACGGCCGTAACATTGCTGTCAATGAAGCCCAAGACAAGCGTCGTGACGGCGGCGGCGGCGGCGGTGGACATCGCGGCGGCGGCCGTGGTGGCGATCGCGGTGGAGACCGTGGTGGCGATCGCGGTGGAGACCGTGGTGGTCGCAACCGCTGGTAA
- the msrB gene encoding peptide-methionine (R)-S-oxide reductase MsrB produces the protein MPELGSKTTLSDEDFQTLLTDEEFKILRKQGTERAFSGEYNDHKEAGTYHCRACNAPLYTSETKFDSRTGWPSFWDAIEGRVETRPDNSYGMTRTEIVCAHCDSHLGHVFDDGPEPTGLRHCANSLSLVFHPETP, from the coding sequence ATTCCAGAGCTCGGCTCAAAAACCACGCTATCAGACGAGGATTTTCAAACTCTCCTGACAGACGAAGAATTCAAGATCTTGAGGAAACAAGGCACCGAACGAGCATTTAGCGGTGAGTACAACGATCACAAGGAAGCCGGCACGTACCATTGCCGCGCTTGTAATGCGCCACTTTATACCTCTGAAACCAAGTTCGATTCGCGCACCGGTTGGCCGAGTTTTTGGGATGCGATCGAAGGTCGGGTGGAAACACGACCTGATAATAGCTACGGAATGACTCGCACTGAGATCGTGTGTGCACACTGTGACTCGCACCTCGGCCATGTATTCGACGACGGTCCAGAACCTACTGGACTCAGACATTGTGCCAATTCACTTTCGCTGGTTTTTCACCCGGAGACCCCATGA
- a CDS encoding cation diffusion facilitator family transporter translates to MSEFVSVTESHDHTHDHSHSHGHNHGHGHGHHHHVDPNASDLKLGLTVALNVILTGVQVAVGIFSSSVALLADALHNATDALALMIAWGARKVSRKPPDSRFTFGYQRIELVAALINLTSLLVLSVFLIKESVERLLDPAPVMALWVIGAAAVALVIDLGTVVLLWTSSKESLNIRAAMLHNLSDAATSVVVLVGAIIIHFFELHWIDPALGILIAVYIFYMALTMIRQVAATLMNNVPPGVDPDRIRAALLQEPEVAKVHHLHIWQLDETKNAASAHIVLKEDLPVSATEEISGRLKHTLGLSSIEHVTLHFEAPGSVCSDENCH, encoded by the coding sequence ATGAGCGAGTTTGTATCGGTGACTGAGTCGCACGACCACACTCACGATCACTCCCATAGCCACGGACACAATCATGGGCATGGACATGGGCACCATCATCATGTCGACCCGAATGCGTCTGACCTAAAGCTTGGCCTGACTGTCGCGCTAAATGTGATCCTCACTGGCGTTCAGGTCGCAGTGGGCATTTTCTCATCGAGTGTCGCGCTCCTAGCCGATGCACTCCACAACGCTACAGACGCGCTCGCCCTCATGATCGCGTGGGGTGCGCGCAAAGTAAGTCGCAAACCGCCGGACTCCAGATTCACCTTCGGCTATCAGCGCATCGAGCTGGTCGCGGCTCTCATTAACTTAACGTCGCTCTTGGTCCTCTCCGTCTTTCTCATCAAAGAATCGGTCGAAAGGCTATTAGACCCGGCCCCTGTCATGGCTCTCTGGGTGATCGGTGCGGCGGCTGTTGCACTGGTCATCGATCTCGGAACCGTGGTGCTCCTCTGGACTTCGTCCAAAGAGAGCCTGAACATTCGCGCCGCCATGCTCCATAACCTTAGCGACGCCGCGACCTCCGTGGTGGTTTTGGTAGGGGCGATCATCATCCACTTCTTCGAACTTCATTGGATCGACCCGGCACTCGGCATCTTGATCGCGGTCTATATCTTCTACATGGCGCTCACAATGATCCGGCAGGTTGCGGCAACGCTTATGAACAATGTCCCGCCAGGGGTTGACCCAGACCGCATTCGAGCGGCCCTCCTCCAAGAACCTGAGGTCGCTAAAGTCCACCATCTACATATCTGGCAATTGGACGAAACTAAGAACGCCGCGAGCGCACATATCGTGCTCAAGGAAGACCTCCCTGTGTCTGCAACCGAAGAAATCTCCGGGCGCCTCAAACATACCCTAGGGCTAAGCTCGATTGAGCATGTCACCCTGCACTTTGAGGCCCCTGGCTCAGTATGCTCGGACGAAAACTGCCACTAA